The following are encoded together in the Bradyrhizobium sp. CCGUVB1N3 genome:
- a CDS encoding DEAD/DEAH box helicase has translation MLDPVGGFERIKDFFIAYVETAFRISDRRTAAARRSLLESEGMLAAAPFVEPVLRYLAAKEPIEELIDDPALDRLSRAGKVAFAELSLSGLFDGEPADGEIKRKSIFAPYIHQKDMLLRGVQPGKPGIVTSGTGSGKTESFMLPLLAQLSDEAVGWPAPGPGYLQGRWWRGSERYRAQRGGETRRAAIRALVLYPMNALVDDQMVRLRRTLDSDAARAVMDDRFKGNRIFFGQYTSATPVTGYERHPRRFADPVEKKRRARRLGKLRADMRSFEKSQNAARAHDAMKAADAAAGIAPPEDPTRYIFPSVDGGEMVSRWDMHAAPPDILVTNASMLGTMLSREVEERMFEETRDWLLSDDKAYFYLVIDELHLVRGSAGTEVSFLIKSLLQRLGLDDPEHMHKLRILASSASLPLDEVRGPQSLRYLRDLFAPFGTCKEAGDLGTTETEFWRGCVVPGEANVLPWAGRSLPPEPFERLLTASDPDQHGFVAKIEPTEEIRSTFADVLGALGIARDAPDRVAQAAVQAAAALTAACQSGDGVRATSVSDIAARLFGHKTRIDAVRGLMLVRALPESKHAEFKTKLPEGVPSFRFHGFIRNVEGLFGSIRAVADGIEVEDLTTERGISHGVPAQGETRGRRLFELLYCEACGELLIGGQRGDKNSGAVVEMLPSAADLENIPEKGISEYYDKMLFDQFAVFWPRRDAWKGSEKGFDRWEPASLDPNTGAATVGSDVPPGHIGGHLYFQTDAAVTVKRRVAFPKTAQPFCCPKCSTDYSSRPRESRSRSPIRAFRTGVGKASQMVATEMFELLHAIGADAKSIVFSDSRQDAANQSLEIERLHLRDLRREILVSAARAALSEAEATYLTKDQQNAMIVEMAKTDPGAIPAMIEGWKKNSGGGAISVPTRKVRLDHLLQFSVNSTSVSRITSELVRLGIHPFDEFGRKRFNRQPWWQAFSQTADEVTFSGALTPVLRGDLSQEIMRSQYELIEDVIFANSFFAIEETGLAYPSLSEDDGDAADEMDAWLRVFASGNRVQEGQYFDPTDYKQWHSAQDVQESNKVRRFADQIFGAQWQIGLDDVLRRLTAKDQLGGTIQVGKLYLKIARKDDPYWRCIACERVHMHRGVGRCTRCYAPLQVPRTGSVEELWDSNFLGRRIVRGAEQGIPRFRLKCEELSGQTDDFSDRLRRFKDIFVGLDNLVGQHAQEIDMLSVTTTMEVGIDIGSLQTVYQANMPPQRFNYQQRVGRAGRRGQAFSFVTTFCRGRSHDAFYFRHPESITGDPPPAPFLAVDHNPIPLRLLRKVWLRQAFALVRNEAIRDGLPYPGDDLTPPDVHGEYVPTTEFYEAGSAWPDKLRKALDETEEVRQRFIRTAVLKPAQRQQLLDRSAPETLMGEIMGLAAQKPRVRGGLAQFLAEQGLLPMYGMPTRVRNLYLGARREPGVVPEEYDWSLMDRDLEMAIYEFAPGAVLVKDKARHRVIGFTGPLPEPERRGREIVVDPPKSDWFGEATHVAWCGACGAASHTADRPGGPVTCDDCGVDIAEDTFNYYVSPSAFRTDFRPTPKDVETPGQMAIRTVATIQHDGVPSTIGSLTVHAGAGTTIMNLNSGVEDENGQAKFFSADVATDNDVLGWQKNVTVPEQAIDPDIERIAGSPRWTLTAPHGMRFGLLARKETDALFLEATGFNRRLNLDLVARRGLRSRIGARSAAVSATHLLVQKAALVLDVAPDEFEALEPRLRGDSPMLQIADTLINGSGLCRRLGEPGPDGRPQIVRLVEDVLGDDGQWPLRDFLKEDHVTRCSTSCYVCVQQYQNRRYHPLLDWRLALAYLRGMMDPHYACGLDGNFDGHPELRGWLEKAHSLAQDVTSMRPRTLRYVRVGPQGRIPCIEERTVDGRLERRYAVVHPLWRLDAASAREFGIAPDGNQLCFVDTFDLERRPLNALRFAAVRPEDTALTR, from the coding sequence ATGCTTGACCCGGTCGGCGGCTTCGAACGCATCAAGGACTTCTTCATCGCCTACGTCGAGACGGCGTTCCGTATCTCCGATCGCAGGACCGCCGCAGCGCGCCGATCGCTGCTCGAGTCGGAGGGAATGCTCGCGGCGGCGCCGTTCGTCGAGCCGGTGCTTCGTTACTTGGCGGCCAAGGAGCCTATCGAGGAGCTCATCGACGATCCGGCGCTCGATCGGCTTTCACGAGCCGGAAAGGTCGCTTTCGCCGAGCTTTCACTGTCGGGGTTGTTCGACGGCGAGCCCGCGGACGGCGAGATCAAGCGCAAGTCGATCTTCGCGCCGTACATCCATCAGAAGGACATGCTGCTCCGGGGCGTGCAGCCCGGAAAGCCCGGCATCGTGACGTCGGGCACGGGATCGGGAAAGACGGAAAGCTTCATGCTGCCGCTGCTCGCGCAGCTTTCCGACGAGGCGGTGGGCTGGCCGGCCCCCGGACCCGGCTATCTACAGGGCCGCTGGTGGCGCGGTTCGGAGCGGTACCGGGCGCAGAGAGGCGGCGAGACCAGGCGCGCGGCCATCCGTGCGCTCGTTCTCTATCCGATGAATGCGCTCGTCGACGACCAGATGGTCCGTCTCCGCCGGACGCTGGATTCGGACGCCGCCCGGGCCGTCATGGACGACCGCTTCAAGGGCAATCGGATCTTCTTCGGCCAATACACCAGTGCGACGCCGGTCACGGGCTACGAGCGTCATCCGCGCCGGTTCGCCGATCCGGTGGAGAAGAAGCGCCGAGCACGGCGGCTCGGCAAGCTGCGCGCCGACATGCGCTCGTTCGAGAAGAGCCAGAATGCTGCCCGCGCGCATGACGCAATGAAGGCGGCCGACGCCGCAGCGGGAATCGCTCCGCCGGAAGACCCGACGCGCTACATCTTTCCGAGCGTGGACGGCGGCGAGATGGTCAGCCGCTGGGACATGCACGCCGCGCCTCCGGACATCCTCGTCACCAACGCGTCGATGCTCGGCACGATGCTGTCCCGTGAAGTCGAAGAGCGGATGTTCGAGGAGACCCGCGACTGGCTGCTGAGCGACGACAAGGCGTATTTCTACCTCGTCATCGACGAGCTTCATCTGGTGCGCGGCTCGGCCGGGACCGAGGTCTCGTTCCTGATCAAGTCTTTGCTGCAGCGTCTCGGCCTCGACGATCCGGAGCACATGCACAAGCTCCGGATCCTCGCGTCCAGCGCCTCGCTGCCGCTGGACGAGGTCCGCGGGCCCCAGAGCTTGCGGTATCTGCGGGATCTCTTCGCGCCGTTCGGCACCTGCAAGGAAGCAGGCGACCTCGGGACGACGGAGACCGAGTTCTGGCGCGGTTGCGTCGTGCCAGGCGAGGCGAACGTGCTCCCGTGGGCCGGACGGAGCCTCCCGCCGGAGCCCTTCGAGCGCCTGCTCACGGCGAGCGATCCGGACCAGCACGGGTTCGTCGCCAAGATCGAGCCGACCGAAGAGATTCGATCCACGTTCGCCGACGTGCTGGGCGCGCTTGGGATCGCGCGCGACGCACCCGACCGCGTGGCGCAGGCCGCGGTCCAGGCCGCTGCCGCCTTGACCGCGGCATGCCAAAGCGGCGACGGCGTCCGGGCGACCTCGGTCTCCGACATCGCCGCTCGCCTTTTCGGCCACAAGACTCGGATCGACGCCGTCCGTGGGCTCATGCTCGTCCGCGCGCTGCCCGAGAGCAAGCACGCCGAGTTCAAGACCAAGCTGCCGGAGGGCGTGCCGTCCTTCCGCTTCCACGGATTCATCCGGAACGTCGAAGGACTATTCGGATCGATCCGCGCCGTGGCGGACGGAATCGAAGTGGAGGATCTGACGACCGAGAGGGGCATCTCCCATGGCGTTCCGGCGCAAGGCGAGACGCGAGGCCGCCGCCTGTTCGAACTCCTATACTGCGAAGCTTGTGGAGAGCTCCTGATCGGCGGTCAGCGCGGCGACAAGAACTCGGGCGCCGTCGTCGAGATGCTGCCGTCGGCGGCGGACCTGGAGAACATTCCGGAGAAGGGCATCTCGGAATACTACGACAAGATGCTGTTCGATCAATTCGCGGTCTTCTGGCCACGGCGAGACGCATGGAAGGGCTCCGAGAAGGGGTTCGACCGCTGGGAGCCGGCTTCGCTCGATCCCAACACCGGCGCGGCGACGGTCGGCAGCGACGTGCCGCCCGGCCACATCGGCGGACATCTGTACTTCCAGACCGACGCGGCCGTGACCGTGAAGAGGAGAGTGGCGTTCCCCAAGACGGCGCAGCCCTTCTGCTGCCCGAAGTGCTCGACCGACTATTCGTCCAGGCCGAGGGAAAGCCGGTCCCGCTCTCCGATCCGTGCGTTCCGGACCGGCGTCGGGAAGGCCTCGCAGATGGTCGCCACCGAGATGTTCGAGCTCCTGCACGCCATCGGTGCCGACGCGAAGAGCATCGTCTTCAGCGACAGCCGTCAGGATGCCGCGAACCAGTCGCTCGAGATCGAGCGGCTGCATCTCCGCGACCTTCGACGCGAGATACTCGTTTCCGCCGCGAGAGCGGCGCTCAGCGAGGCGGAAGCCACGTATCTGACGAAGGACCAGCAGAACGCGATGATCGTCGAGATGGCGAAGACCGATCCCGGCGCCATCCCCGCGATGATCGAGGGCTGGAAGAAGAACTCGGGCGGCGGCGCGATCAGCGTCCCGACCCGAAAGGTCCGTCTCGACCACCTGCTGCAGTTCTCCGTCAACAGCACGAGCGTGTCTCGCATCACGTCGGAGCTCGTCCGGCTGGGCATCCATCCCTTCGACGAGTTCGGCAGAAAGCGCTTCAACCGGCAACCTTGGTGGCAGGCGTTCAGCCAGACCGCTGACGAAGTCACGTTCTCCGGCGCGTTGACCCCCGTCCTGCGCGGCGACCTCTCGCAGGAGATCATGAGGAGCCAGTACGAGCTCATCGAGGACGTGATCTTCGCGAACAGCTTCTTCGCGATCGAGGAGACCGGCCTCGCGTACCCGTCTCTGTCGGAGGACGACGGCGACGCCGCGGACGAGATGGACGCATGGCTCCGCGTTTTCGCGAGCGGCAACCGCGTCCAGGAAGGTCAGTATTTCGATCCGACGGACTACAAGCAGTGGCACTCCGCGCAGGATGTCCAGGAATCGAACAAGGTGCGGCGGTTCGCGGACCAGATCTTCGGCGCGCAATGGCAGATCGGCCTCGACGACGTGCTGAGGCGGCTAACGGCGAAGGATCAGCTCGGTGGCACGATTCAGGTCGGAAAGCTCTATCTCAAGATCGCGCGGAAGGACGATCCGTACTGGCGGTGCATCGCATGCGAGCGGGTGCACATGCATCGGGGCGTCGGCAGATGCACGCGCTGCTACGCGCCGCTGCAAGTGCCGCGGACTGGATCCGTCGAGGAGCTTTGGGATTCGAACTTCCTCGGACGGCGGATCGTGCGCGGCGCCGAGCAGGGCATTCCGCGCTTCAGGCTGAAGTGCGAGGAGCTCAGCGGCCAGACCGACGACTTCTCCGACCGCCTGCGGCGATTCAAGGACATATTCGTGGGCCTCGACAACCTGGTCGGCCAGCATGCGCAGGAGATCGACATGCTGTCGGTGACGACGACGATGGAGGTCGGCATCGACATCGGCTCTCTGCAGACCGTCTATCAGGCGAACATGCCGCCGCAGCGATTCAATTATCAGCAGCGCGTCGGCCGCGCCGGCCGAAGAGGGCAGGCGTTCTCGTTCGTCACCACGTTCTGCCGCGGCCGCAGCCACGACGCATTCTACTTCCGTCATCCGGAGTCGATCACGGGAGACCCCCCGCCCGCCCCGTTCCTTGCGGTAGACCACAATCCCATCCCGCTGCGGCTGCTGCGAAAGGTGTGGCTCCGGCAGGCGTTCGCGCTGGTGCGGAACGAAGCCATACGGGACGGGCTGCCGTATCCCGGGGACGATCTCACGCCGCCGGACGTGCACGGCGAGTACGTCCCGACGACTGAGTTCTACGAGGCGGGCTCCGCCTGGCCGGACAAGCTCCGCAAGGCTCTGGACGAAACGGAGGAGGTCCGTCAACGCTTCATCCGGACGGCGGTGCTGAAGCCAGCGCAGCGCCAGCAGCTTCTCGACAGGTCCGCGCCCGAGACGCTCATGGGCGAGATCATGGGCCTCGCCGCGCAGAAGCCACGGGTGCGCGGCGGCCTTGCGCAGTTCCTGGCCGAGCAGGGGCTGCTGCCGATGTACGGCATGCCGACCCGCGTCCGGAATCTCTATCTCGGCGCGAGGCGCGAGCCCGGCGTCGTGCCCGAGGAGTACGACTGGAGCCTGATGGATCGGGACCTCGAGATGGCGATCTACGAGTTCGCGCCGGGGGCGGTTCTCGTCAAGGACAAGGCGCGGCACCGCGTCATCGGCTTCACGGGGCCCCTGCCTGAGCCGGAGCGGCGCGGAAGGGAAATCGTCGTCGATCCGCCCAAGTCCGACTGGTTCGGCGAGGCGACCCACGTGGCGTGGTGCGGCGCTTGCGGCGCTGCGAGCCACACGGCCGACCGTCCCGGAGGGCCGGTCACGTGCGATGATTGCGGAGTCGACATCGCCGAGGATACGTTCAACTATTACGTCTCGCCGAGCGCCTTCCGCACCGACTTCCGCCCGACCCCCAAGGACGTCGAAACGCCCGGTCAAATGGCGATCCGGACGGTCGCGACGATCCAGCACGACGGCGTTCCCAGCACGATCGGCAGTCTGACGGTGCATGCAGGCGCGGGCACCACGATCATGAACCTGAACAGCGGCGTCGAGGACGAGAACGGCCAAGCAAAGTTCTTCAGCGCTGACGTCGCCACCGACAACGACGTGCTGGGCTGGCAGAAGAACGTCACTGTTCCCGAGCAGGCCATCGATCCGGACATCGAGCGGATCGCGGGAAGCCCGAGATGGACCCTTACAGCGCCGCACGGCATGCGTTTCGGGCTCCTCGCGCGCAAGGAGACCGACGCGCTCTTCCTCGAGGCGACCGGCTTCAATCGCCGGCTCAACCTGGATCTCGTTGCCCGGCGCGGCCTTCGGTCCAGAATTGGCGCCAGGTCGGCGGCCGTCAGCGCGACGCATCTGCTGGTGCAGAAAGCGGCGCTCGTTCTCGACGTGGCTCCGGACGAGTTCGAGGCGCTGGAGCCGCGACTCAGAGGCGACAGCCCGATGCTTCAGATCGCGGACACGCTGATCAACGGATCCGGACTCTGCCGGCGGCTTGGCGAGCCCGGGCCCGACGGCCGTCCTCAGATCGTCCGGCTGGTCGAGGATGTCCTCGGAGACGACGGGCAGTGGCCTCTCAGGGACTTTCTGAAGGAAGATCACGTCACTCGCTGCTCGACGTCGTGCTACGTGTGCGTGCAGCAATATCAAAACCGCAGATACCATCCGCTGCTCGACTGGAGGCTGGCGCTGGCGTACCTGCGCGGGATGATGGACCCGCACTATGCGTGCGGACTCGACGGGAATTTCGACGGACACCCTGAGCTTCGAGGTTGGCTCGAGAAGGCCCACTCTCTCGCGCAGGACGTCACGTCGATGCGACCGAGGACGCTTCGCTACGTTCGCGTCGGCCCCCAAGGACGGATCCCGTGCATCGAGGAGCGCACGGTGGATGGACGGCTCGAGCGGCGCTACGCGGTCGTCCATCCACTTTGGAGACTGGATGCCGCCTCGGCGCGCGAATTCGGCATCGCCCCGGACGGCAATCAGCTTTGCTTCGTCGACACGTTCGATCTGGAGAGGCGGCCGCTCAACGCCTTGAGGTTCGCCGCAGTCCGCCCAGAGGACACCGCTCTGACGCGTTGA
- a CDS encoding very short patch repair endonuclease, which produces MAVHRRATVRARPKRPYLKAAKRTAMHTHSSKESYPSLRSWTMAQVRSENTKPEMAVRKAAHALRLRFRLHRKDLPGTPDLVFASRRIALFVHGCFWHRHDCRRASMPASNVEYWTAKFDRNVRRDARAAADLRKAGWRCVRIWECEAKNPRKLAGILRRKVVARSPKTR; this is translated from the coding sequence ATGGCAGTCCATCGCAGAGCAACCGTCCGAGCACGTCCAAAACGGCCTTACCTGAAGGCCGCTAAGCGAACCGCAATGCATACGCACAGCTCGAAGGAAAGCTATCCGTCGCTCCGCTCATGGACGATGGCCCAGGTCCGCTCGGAAAACACCAAGCCAGAAATGGCGGTGCGCAAGGCAGCGCATGCATTGCGGCTGCGGTTCCGACTTCACCGAAAAGATCTGCCCGGGACGCCCGACCTGGTTTTCGCGTCGAGGCGCATCGCATTGTTCGTGCATGGTTGCTTCTGGCACAGGCACGACTGCCGCAGGGCGAGCATGCCAGCTTCGAACGTCGAATACTGGACCGCCAAGTTCGACCGGAACGTACGCAGGGACGCGCGCGCCGCCGCCGACCTGCGAAAGGCCGGCTGGCGATGTGTCCGCATTTGGGAGTGCGAGGCGAAGAATCCCCGAAAGCTCGCTGGAATTCTCCGCCGAAAAGTCGTCGCGAGGTCGCCCAAGACGCGGTGA
- a CDS encoding hydrogenase maturation nickel metallochaperone HypA: MARFRCRACGQEGEFTYIGGHECPRCGSADVQFALGIDEMPVELIDRIIESLSQAESLDETPTDEEDR; encoded by the coding sequence ATGGCCAGATTCCGCTGCCGCGCCTGCGGGCAGGAAGGCGAGTTTACCTACATCGGCGGCCACGAATGCCCACGCTGCGGCTCCGCCGACGTGCAGTTCGCGCTCGGCATCGACGAGATGCCGGTCGAGCTCATAGACCGCATCATCGAGAGCCTCAGTCAGGCTGAGTCCCTGGATGAAACTCCGACCGACGAGGAGGACCGCTGA
- a CDS encoding metallophosphoesterase, with protein sequence MRLWIMSDLHIELTRGWDLPAAADRPAFDVLIIAGDLIPGAERGVAWLRERVADRPVIYVMGNHESYGGDIDRTLEKARVAAEGTNVFVVENECVRIGHVIFAGCTLWTDFAIRGDAYRGMAVAGERMNDFKKIRTANYRQRFLPRHALTRHLTSVAFLESEMRKRRNGKLVVVSHHAPIPEMTDDPGGSGEDHTLDPAYRSDLRRRLMVSVPDDGSGALQPADLWVFGHTHSSFDAEIGETTRVVSNAKGYGPWPGHQRGWDNPNFNEKLVIEI encoded by the coding sequence ATGAGGCTCTGGATCATGTCCGACCTCCACATCGAACTCACCCGCGGTTGGGACCTGCCGGCAGCAGCCGATCGTCCGGCTTTCGACGTCTTGATCATCGCCGGCGATCTGATCCCAGGCGCGGAGCGCGGCGTCGCGTGGCTGCGCGAACGCGTGGCGGACCGGCCGGTCATCTATGTCATGGGCAATCACGAATCCTATGGCGGCGACATCGATCGCACGCTCGAAAAGGCCAGGGTCGCGGCCGAAGGAACGAACGTGTTCGTGGTGGAGAACGAGTGCGTCCGGATCGGTCACGTGATCTTTGCCGGCTGCACGCTTTGGACTGACTTCGCCATCCGCGGCGACGCATATCGTGGCATGGCGGTCGCGGGCGAGCGGATGAACGATTTCAAGAAGATCCGGACCGCGAATTACCGGCAGCGTTTCCTGCCACGACACGCGCTTACTCGGCACCTCACGTCCGTGGCGTTCCTGGAGAGCGAGATGCGCAAGCGACGCAACGGCAAACTCGTAGTCGTTTCGCACCACGCTCCAATTCCCGAGATGACCGACGACCCCGGCGGATCGGGCGAGGATCATACGCTCGATCCCGCATATCGGAGCGATCTCAGGCGGCGGCTGATGGTGTCGGTGCCGGACGACGGGAGCGGCGCGCTGCAGCCGGCGGATCTATGGGTCTTTGGCCACACCCACTCGTCTTTCGACGCCGAGATCGGCGAGACAACGCGGGTCGTGAGCAACGCCAAGGGCTACGGCCCGTGGCCCGGCCATCAGCGCGGCTGGGACAACCCGAATTTCAACGAGAAACTCGTCATCGAGATCTGA
- a CDS encoding metallophosphoesterase, translated as MRLWILSDLHIELTRGWDLPPRDARPQFDVLVVAGDLIPRAERGVAWLIERVQDKPVIYVAGNHEFYGCDIDRTVEKARAAASGTNIHVLQNEAVSIDGITFLGATLWTDFDLFDDPEYAMRVAGDVMNDYRKIRHGNYEFRLRPTHTLTRHLQSRDFIARELRKGGRNVVVTHMGPVPEAMRRGCEHDISSAAYTSDLRDLIREGAPELWVFGHTHESRDFEVRSTRIVSNAKGYGPWREGETWDNPNFDVNYVIEI; from the coding sequence ATGAGGCTCTGGATACTCAGCGATCTGCATATCGAACTCACGCGCGGGTGGGACCTGCCGCCCAGAGACGCGCGCCCTCAATTCGACGTCCTCGTCGTCGCCGGCGATCTGATTCCGCGGGCGGAGAGAGGCGTCGCGTGGCTTATCGAGCGCGTGCAGGACAAGCCCGTCATCTACGTGGCAGGCAATCATGAATTTTACGGTTGCGATATCGACAGGACCGTCGAGAAAGCGCGCGCGGCCGCGTCCGGGACGAACATCCACGTGCTGCAGAACGAAGCCGTCTCCATCGACGGCATCACCTTCCTGGGCGCGACGCTTTGGACTGACTTCGATCTGTTCGACGACCCGGAATACGCAATGAGGGTCGCTGGCGATGTCATGAACGACTACCGCAAGATCCGGCACGGCAATTATGAATTCCGGCTGCGCCCGACGCACACCCTGACGCGCCACCTGCAATCGCGCGACTTCATCGCGCGCGAGCTGCGGAAGGGTGGGCGAAACGTCGTGGTCACGCACATGGGGCCGGTGCCGGAAGCCATGCGACGCGGTTGCGAACACGACATTTCGTCGGCGGCTTATACCAGCGATCTCCGGGATCTCATCCGCGAGGGAGCGCCTGAACTTTGGGTGTTCGGCCACACGCATGAGAGTCGCGACTTCGAGGTCCGCAGCACGCGCATCGTTAGCAACGCCAAGGGCTACGGCCCGTGGCGCGAGGGTGAGACCTGGGACAATCCGAACTTCGACGTGAACTACGTCATCGAGATCTGA
- a CDS encoding ATP-binding protein, whose translation MTPAIYSPDEIARRIALFERIRHPHKLLSEIHRALNIVRAEVNQSRADMVEFAKQNPGMTIKPSPLPLICVIGPSGTAKSHVIKTYYEDVCRTENWQVGRRAVFDFELSVDANKRQFHVDALTALKDPDPEKGNESVLRRRFGKLTDKLGTELGLCDEVQHFIASDTGKRTKSVIDAMKKTLNTGICALGLFGTQKAADIFDASEEFGQRAHIRFDLKGGNPDVADDRALFVAFLKTFKTEIEKMGILISTKTLEDAETIGCLFLQASGRLGLCQRIMKAALRVALESGATTLLPVHFAVAIDRGKLLFGIKENHFASHAEAFAD comes from the coding sequence ATGACCCCTGCAATCTATTCGCCAGATGAAATCGCACGGCGCATAGCGCTCTTCGAGCGAATTCGCCACCCGCACAAACTATTGAGCGAGATTCATCGCGCGCTGAACATCGTCCGCGCCGAAGTCAACCAGTCTCGCGCCGACATGGTCGAATTCGCGAAACAAAACCCCGGAATGACGATCAAGCCAAGTCCGCTTCCGCTGATCTGCGTCATCGGACCGTCCGGCACGGCGAAATCTCACGTGATCAAGACCTACTACGAAGATGTCTGCCGAACCGAGAACTGGCAGGTGGGCAGGCGGGCAGTGTTCGACTTCGAACTGTCGGTCGACGCCAACAAGAGACAATTCCACGTCGATGCCCTGACGGCCTTGAAAGACCCCGATCCCGAGAAGGGTAACGAATCCGTGCTGCGGCGCCGCTTCGGCAAATTGACCGACAAGCTCGGCACCGAATTGGGCCTCTGCGACGAGGTGCAGCATTTCATCGCCAGCGACACCGGAAAGCGTACCAAGAGCGTCATCGACGCAATGAAGAAGACCCTCAACACCGGCATCTGCGCACTGGGGCTGTTCGGAACCCAAAAGGCCGCGGACATTTTCGATGCGAGCGAGGAGTTCGGCCAGCGAGCGCACATCCGGTTCGACCTCAAGGGAGGCAATCCCGACGTCGCCGACGACCGCGCGCTGTTCGTCGCCTTCCTGAAGACGTTCAAAACCGAAATCGAAAAGATGGGCATCCTCATCAGCACGAAGACGCTCGAGGACGCCGAGACCATCGGCTGCCTGTTCCTCCAGGCCAGCGGAAGACTGGGCCTGTGTCAGAGGATCATGAAGGCTGCCCTCCGCGTCGCGCTTGAGAGCGGCGCCACTACCCTCCTCCCGGTCCATTTCGCCGTCGCCATCGATCGCGGCAAGTTGCTGTTCGGGATCAAGGAGAACCACTTCGCGAGCCATGCCGAAGCGTTCGCAGACTAG
- a CDS encoding class I SAM-dependent RNA methyltransferase, translating to MVERLTIDHVGHRGDGVCLDGREAIYVPYALGGETVEVEQVPGHHPDRRKLLAVAVASPERIAPFCPHFGVCGGCAIQHWAEAPYQAWKRNIVVETLAQAGVACEVAPLVDAHGAGRRRITLHGRLGTHEILKVGFAATSSHDVIPIHRCPILDPALEGALDAAWAVAEPLTSKMAVTKPLDIQVTATENGLDVDVRGSGPLPAAMVAALSRVAEQHRLARLTRHGELVQQRLPPTLRMGRAEVTLPPGSFLQATVAGEETLAALVSERIGKAKEIADLFCGVGPFALRLAEKARVAAHDSDAGAVAALAKAARTPGLKPITAAPRDLFRRPLVPQELREFDAVVFDPPRQGAQAQALKLAASKVPVVIAVSCNVATFARDARLLIDGGYKLETVVPVDQFRHTPHVELVARFSR from the coding sequence GTGGTTGAGCGTCTGACAATCGATCACGTCGGACATCGGGGCGACGGTGTCTGCCTCGACGGTCGCGAAGCGATCTACGTGCCCTATGCGCTCGGCGGCGAGACCGTCGAGGTCGAGCAGGTTCCCGGCCATCATCCCGACCGGCGCAAGCTGCTCGCTGTGGCCGTGGCAAGCCCCGAACGCATCGCGCCGTTCTGTCCGCATTTCGGCGTCTGCGGCGGCTGCGCGATCCAGCACTGGGCGGAAGCGCCGTACCAGGCCTGGAAGCGCAATATCGTGGTCGAAACGCTGGCACAAGCCGGCGTCGCGTGCGAGGTGGCGCCGCTGGTCGACGCCCATGGCGCGGGACGCCGCCGCATAACGCTGCATGGCCGCCTCGGCACGCATGAGATCCTGAAAGTGGGCTTTGCGGCAACAAGCTCGCATGACGTCATCCCGATCCATCGCTGTCCGATCCTCGATCCGGCGCTCGAAGGCGCGCTCGATGCCGCCTGGGCAGTCGCCGAGCCGCTGACGTCGAAAATGGCGGTCACGAAGCCGCTGGACATCCAGGTCACCGCGACCGAGAACGGCCTCGATGTCGATGTGCGCGGCTCAGGTCCCCTGCCGGCGGCGATGGTCGCGGCACTCTCGCGCGTTGCCGAGCAGCATCGCCTGGCGCGGCTGACGCGGCATGGCGAACTCGTGCAGCAACGACTGCCGCCGACGCTGCGCATGGGCCGCGCCGAGGTGACGCTGCCGCCGGGCTCTTTCCTCCAGGCAACCGTCGCAGGCGAAGAGACGCTGGCCGCGCTGGTGAGCGAGCGCATCGGCAAGGCGAAGGAGATCGCCGATCTCTTCTGCGGCGTCGGTCCATTTGCCTTGAGACTTGCGGAGAAGGCGCGCGTCGCGGCTCATGACAGCGACGCCGGCGCCGTCGCAGCGCTCGCGAAAGCCGCGCGCACCCCGGGCCTGAAGCCGATCACGGCCGCGCCGCGCGACCTGTTCCGCCGCCCTCTGGTGCCGCAGGAGTTGCGCGAGTTCGACGCCGTCGTGTTCGACCCGCCACGCCAGGGCGCGCAGGCGCAAGCGCTAAAACTCGCCGCAAGCAAGGTGCCGGTCGTGATCGCCGTGTCCTGCAACGTCGCGACGTTCGCGCGCGATGCGCGGCTCCTGATCGACGGCGGCTACAAGCTCGAGACCGTGGTGCCCGTCGACCAGTTCCGCCACACGCCGCATGTCGAGCTGGTGGCGCGGTTCAGCCGGTGA